The segment TTCTCCTGCCGCATGACCTTCTTCATCATCCGCTGCCCCATGCCGCCGAAGTTGAACTTCGACAGCCCCAGGCGCTCGGGGCCGCGCGGCATCAGGGCCCCGAAGCCCTTCTGCAGCGCGCTCTTCGATGCGGTGACGCCAGCGGGCGCGCGCTCCGGTCGGCGCAGCGCGCTGAGTCCCCAGAAGGTGAAGAACATGGTGACGTCGTCGCCCATCGCCACCGCCCCGTTGGCGATGATGAAGGCGGCCATCACCTTGTCGTAGTCACCGCTGAAGACGATGATCGTCTTCTTGGCCATGGTTCCCTCTTCGGTGGTCAGCCGCTCAGGCGGCCGGGGTGACGGGGCTCAGCTGCTGGAGAGCCTCGGAGAACTCACGCATGTAGGCCACGAAGGGCTCGGCGCACACCGAGCAGACCGCGGCCATCTTGAGCCGCCGGGGGTCCAGGCCGCGCTCCCTCATCAGGTCCTGCGCCTGCGTGACGAGCGCGGCGGTGCGCTCGGCGCAGTCGCCCCGGTAGGAGCACTCCTCGCCGTCGGAGGCGATGAAGACGCCGTCGAACCCGCGCTCGAAGGCGTGCACGAGCCAGGAGGGCTTGATCCCGCTGCTGCAGGGGACGGCCAGGGTCTGGACGGTGGACGGGTAGTCCAGGTGACGGCTACCCGCCAGGTCGATCCCCGGGTCGGAGATGGTGATCGTGGAGAAGACCAGGATCCGGGGCTGCGTCCCGACCGGATCCCGGACAGGATCGGACACGGGTCACTTCGACTTGCGGAGGTACAG is part of the Candidatus Nanopelagicales bacterium genome and harbors:
- a CDS encoding DsrE/DsrF/DrsH-like family protein translates to MAKKTIIVFSGDYDKVMAAFIIANGAVAMGDDVTMFFTFWGLSALRRPERAPAGVTASKSALQKGFGALMPRGPERLGLSKFNFGGMGQRMMKKVMRQENVMPLPELIDSARELGVRLIACTMSMDVMGISKEELVDDLEYAGVATYLDEADESNVNLFI
- a CDS encoding hydrogenase iron-sulfur subunit; its protein translation is MSDPVRDPVGTQPRILVFSTITISDPGIDLAGSRHLDYPSTVQTLAVPCSSGIKPSWLVHAFERGFDGVFIASDGEECSYRGDCAERTAALVTQAQDLMRERGLDPRRLKMAAVCSVCAEPFVAYMREFSEALQQLSPVTPAA